One part of the Spiribacter salinus M19-40 genome encodes these proteins:
- the pyrF gene encoding orotidine-5'-phosphate decarboxylase, translated as MVANPPIIALDYRDVASARALVEQLPVGACRLKVGKELFVRGGPALVESFVADGWEVFLDLKFHDIPNTVAGACRAAADLGVWMVNVHALGGLAMLEAARAAIDQRPHSPLLTAVTVLTSHDAETLAQTGIEGPPEAAVLRLARLAFEAGLDGVVCSAWEADAIRQTFGEDFRRVTPGVRPSGRGDDDQRRVVTPQAAMAGGSTDLVIGRPITQAADPMAALVAIQNEMQITEGPPTSP; from the coding sequence ATGGTGGCTAACCCACCGATCATCGCCCTGGATTATCGGGATGTAGCCAGCGCTCGGGCGCTGGTAGAGCAATTGCCTGTGGGCGCATGCCGCCTGAAAGTGGGTAAGGAGCTTTTCGTGCGCGGCGGCCCAGCTTTGGTCGAGTCGTTTGTCGCCGATGGGTGGGAGGTCTTCTTAGATCTCAAATTTCACGATATTCCAAACACCGTCGCCGGCGCCTGCCGGGCTGCCGCCGACCTGGGTGTCTGGATGGTCAATGTCCATGCCCTCGGTGGGCTCGCCATGCTCGAGGCGGCCCGTGCGGCCATTGACCAGCGACCGCATTCCCCTTTACTGACCGCCGTTACGGTATTAACCAGTCATGATGCCGAGACGCTCGCGCAGACCGGTATAGAGGGACCGCCGGAAGCCGCCGTCCTGCGACTGGCCCGGTTGGCCTTTGAGGCGGGCCTGGATGGTGTTGTTTGTTCGGCTTGGGAGGCCGACGCGATCCGGCAGACCTTCGGCGAGGACTTTCGTCGTGTCACGCCCGGGGTTCGCCCCTCGGGTCGTGGCGATGACGATCAACGGCGGGTGGTGACACCGCAAGCAGCGATGGCGGGTGGGTCAACGGATCTCGTGATCGGCCGTCCGATAACACAAGCCGCTGATCCAATGGCGGCGCTGGTGGCGATCCAGAATGAGATGCAGATCACGGAAGGACCGCCAACGTCGCCCTAG
- a CDS encoding ComEA family DNA-binding protein has protein sequence MIFRSITAAALPLLLVTSLAVASSASVNINEADAEGLQALVGVGPATAAAIIQDRADNGPYESAEALTRVNGIGVVTLDAIREQITLE, from the coding sequence ATGATTTTTCGATCGATCACCGCCGCTGCACTCCCATTATTGCTCGTCACTTCCCTGGCGGTCGCCAGCAGCGCGTCTGTCAACATCAACGAAGCGGACGCGGAGGGTCTGCAGGCTCTGGTTGGGGTTGGCCCAGCGACGGCGGCGGCCATCATTCAGGACCGAGCGGATAATGGCCCGTACGAATCGGCAGAGGCACTGACGCGTGTCAACGGGATCGGCGTGGTAACGCTGGATGCCATTCGCGAGCAGATCACGCTCGAGTGA
- the galU gene encoding UTP--glucose-1-phosphate uridylyltransferase GalU: MAKRIRKAVFPVAGLGTRFLPATKANPKEMLPVVDKPLIQYAAEEAVKAGIETLIFVNGRNKRSIPDHFDKAYELETELEEQGKMERLEAVRNIVPSHVACIYIRQSEALGLGHAVMCAEPAVGDEPFAVILADDLIDDGDGDGCLAQMVARYDEQVASILGVQRVPHDQVDRYGVVDVEPVAERLGQLKGIVEKPDPADAPSDLGVVGRYILNSSIFNKLRQTRPGSGGEIQLTDALDALRQDEPVLAYEFIGTRYDCGDKLGYLQATVEYGLKHPELGPAFAEYLAQRG; this comes from the coding sequence ATGGCAAAACGTATTCGCAAGGCAGTCTTCCCCGTCGCCGGACTGGGCACGCGGTTTCTCCCAGCCACCAAGGCGAATCCGAAAGAGATGCTGCCGGTGGTGGATAAACCACTGATTCAGTATGCCGCCGAGGAGGCCGTCAAAGCGGGTATCGAGACGCTGATCTTTGTGAATGGGCGCAACAAGCGCAGCATTCCTGATCATTTCGACAAGGCCTATGAGCTCGAAACCGAGCTTGAAGAACAGGGCAAGATGGAGCGCCTCGAGGCCGTGCGCAACATCGTTCCCTCGCATGTCGCCTGCATCTACATCCGGCAGTCTGAAGCGTTGGGGCTGGGCCATGCAGTCATGTGCGCCGAGCCAGCGGTTGGTGATGAGCCGTTTGCGGTCATTCTCGCCGATGATTTGATTGATGATGGCGACGGCGATGGATGCCTCGCGCAAATGGTGGCCCGCTATGACGAGCAGGTTGCCAGCATCCTCGGTGTGCAGCGCGTACCGCATGATCAGGTGGATCGCTATGGCGTGGTCGATGTCGAGCCCGTAGCCGAGCGGCTGGGCCAGCTCAAGGGCATTGTCGAAAAGCCCGATCCGGCGGACGCACCTTCTGATCTCGGCGTGGTCGGCCGCTATATCCTTAACTCGAGCATCTTCAACAAGCTCCGCCAGACCCGGCCGGGCTCCGGCGGCGAAATCCAGCTGACGGATGCCCTCGATGCCCTACGTCAGGACGAGCCGGTGCTGGCCTACGAGTTCATCGGGACCCGTTATGACTGTGGCGACAAGCTTGGTTATCTTCAGGCGACCGTTGAATACGGCCTGAAACACCCAGAGCTGGGGCCCGCGTTTGCCGAATACCTTGCACAGCGCGGCTGA
- a CDS encoding outer membrane lipoprotein-sorting protein, with protein MKSRTLYTGAAALSLALITVPAFAETMTDPVAIVEAANEASYYAGDDGRSAARMLIADDDGNRQRRQFTLLRKDVEDGGDQRYLVVFSRPADIRGTVFRVEKQVGDSDDRWLYLPGLDLVKRISSGDKRTSFVGSHFYYEDISGRGTGEDRHELVETTEAYYVIESTPRDPDNVEFARYRSWIDRDTLLPMRTAYQRESGEIYRRMEVTEVETIDGYPTGTEVRMQDLDSGGETITQFRYSEYDVGLPDNIFSERSLRNPPREWLRR; from the coding sequence ATGAAATCACGTACGCTATACACCGGCGCCGCCGCCCTGAGTCTCGCGCTCATCACGGTGCCGGCATTCGCCGAGACCATGACCGACCCGGTAGCGATCGTCGAGGCGGCTAACGAGGCCTCGTATTACGCGGGCGACGACGGCCGATCCGCCGCCCGAATGCTGATCGCTGATGATGACGGTAATCGCCAGCGTCGCCAGTTCACTCTACTGAGAAAGGATGTCGAAGACGGCGGCGATCAACGCTACCTCGTGGTGTTCAGCCGGCCGGCGGATATCCGCGGCACCGTCTTCCGGGTGGAAAAGCAGGTCGGCGATTCCGATGACCGTTGGCTTTATCTGCCCGGCCTCGACCTGGTTAAACGGATCTCCTCAGGTGATAAACGCACCAGTTTCGTTGGTTCACATTTCTATTATGAGGATATCTCCGGTCGAGGCACTGGCGAGGACCGCCATGAGCTCGTTGAGACAACGGAAGCCTATTACGTTATCGAGAGCACCCCGCGAGACCCTGACAACGTGGAATTTGCCCGCTATCGCAGCTGGATTGATCGGGACACCCTCTTGCCCATGCGCACGGCCTATCAGCGGGAGTCCGGTGAAATCTACCGCCGTATGGAAGTCACGGAGGTCGAGACGATCGATGGTTATCCCACCGGTACCGAAGTCCGCATGCAGGACCTCGACAGTGGTGGCGAGACCATCACCCAGTTCCGTTACTCCGAGTATGACGTTGGATTGCCGGACAATATTTTCAGCGAGCGCTCGCTGCGCAATCCGCCCCGCGAGTGGCTGCGCCGGTAG